CACGCACCCGGTGATCGACATGGCGCGCGGGGTCATCATGGCGACCGCCTCATGCACGCCGGACCAGGCCTGGCAAGTGCTGGTGAGCGTCTCCCAGCACACGAACATCAAACTCCGCGATATCGCGCAGCACATCGTGGAAGGCGTCGCAGGAGAACCGCCTGCCGAGCCGATCCGGGCGGCACTGCGCTCCGCGCTCTCGGCCCTGCCCGACCACCGTCGGGAGTGACGGGGCGTGCGACACCCCTGAGGACCTTCAGACCCACGAACCTGCGCTGCGCCGTATACCGCCGCGGCCGGGTACCGACCAGTGTGACCTGCGGCGCAGCGGGAAAACCGGGTCCTGGCCGGCTGCCTGGCAAGGGAGGTCCGCGTAGAATCCAGATCGGGCGCGATCAGATACTTCGCGCTGTCTGCCTGGAATGGGAGTAGTCGTGACCATGCCTGCGCAGGAGCCTCCGGCTTCGGGCGGCGGGCGCGAAGAACTGTCCGCAGCGGTCGACAGCCTGGCCGCCGAGAACGCCATTCTCCGCGAGCGACTCACCCGACGGCATCTGATCGACCTGGCCACCGGGATCCTGGTGACCCAGCTGGAGGCGTCTCCCGCCGAGGCGGCCGAACACCTCGTGCGGCTCGCCGGGGCAACCGGCCTGAGCACCGAAGATCTCGCCGCGGACATCGTGAACAGCGCGGCGGGAACCATGGCCGTCGCGCCACCCGCGACGCCCGCCGGTGGCCGAGAAGCCGTTGCCGAGGCCCGCCGGATACGCCGCGTCGCCACCGCCGCCGAGGCGAACGACACCGTCAGCGAGGCCGCGGACACCCTGCTGAAGGGCGGCATGAGCCCGCTCGGGGTGGAGAGCCTCTGGTTGTGGCGGCTCACAGAATCCGACTGTCTCAGCCTCGCCGGACACGCCGGGGTGAGCGCCGGGGAAGCGGCGCGGTGGCAGTGGATCCCGCCGGCGGCCCCGGCGCTGTTCCAGCAGGTCATCGCAGAAGGCTCGCCGGTCTGGCTGCCCTCCGGGCCGTCACCGGATGTGGCGCTGCCCGGCCCCGGCCCCGAAGCTGCCCGTGCCGTCCTCCCGCTGCGGCTCAGGGGCACGACCGTAGGGCTGGCTCTCGCCGTCTGGCCGGGCCGCGCGGATCTTGACGAAGGCGTCCGGCGGGCGCTCACCGACGTGATCGAAGTGGCGGCGAGGGTCCTTAACGCCACGGACGCCGAACCGTCATCGTCACCGCTCCTCGACGACCTGGTCGACGCGCTGGCCCATCCCGCGATGATCCTGCGCCGCGATCCGGCCACCGCGGAGCTGTCGGTGGAGCACCTCAACGAGCCGGCATCCGAAGCTCTCGGCGGGACACACCAGACCGGGCAGCCCCTCGAAGTCGCGCTGCCCCGGCACTACTCCGATCTCGCGCTTCTCTCCCAGCGCGCGCACTCCGGCACCTCACTTCAGCGCGCGGCCAGGCTGCCGCCGGAGCACGGCGCGGACGCCCGCACGTCTCTTCTCGACGTCCGGGTCCTGCCGGTCGGCGCCGAACGCACCGCCGTGCTGTGGCACACCGACAGCGACCGGCGGATGTCCGCCATACGTGCGCTGGGCCAGCTGCAGGGCGTCGCGCCTTTCGAGGACGATCTCACCAGGGGCACATCGACGTGGAGTGAACAGGCGTACGGAATTCTCGGCATCGACCGGGAGTCGGAACCGATCCCCCTCGCCAACCTGAGGTTCCGTGTGCACCCGGAGGACGGCGACGATCTGGCCGAACTTCTCACGACCCTGACCGAGCGGCGCAAGGGCGCGGTCGCGGTCATCCGCCTCATCCGTGACGACGGCGGACTGCGACATGTACGTATCGCCGCGGAGCCCCTCATGGATGAGGACGCCCTCACCGGAATCACCGGCGTCTACCAGGACGTCTCCGCGGGATTCCATACGGAGGTCGCCCTCAGCGCGACGTTCGACCAGCTCACCGCGGTACAGGCGCAGGCAGCGCTGCGGCACCGGCTGGTTCTCCAGCTCCAGCAGGCGATCGTCCCCGAGATGCCCGCCCTTCAGCGGCTGCCCGGACTGCAGGCCACGGCCCGCTACCGGCCCGCGGCTCAGGAATACCGCGTGGGCGGCGACTGGTACGACGTCGTCCCGCTGCCCAACGGCAAGGTGCTGGTGGCGGTCGGCGACATAGCGGGGCACGGTATCGACGCCGCCACCGGAATGGTCGCCCTGCGGAACGCGCTGCGGGCACTGGCCTTCACCGGGCACACCCCCGCTCGGCTCATGGAATGGCTGAACGACGTCACACTGAGCACGCAGGGCCACCCGACCGCCACCGCGGTCTGTGCGCTCTACGATCCGGGCGACCGCACGCTGTGCTGGGCGAGCGCCGGGCATCTGCCGCTGCTGCTGGTACGCGAAGGCAGAGCGCGGCTGCTCGATCCGCCACGGGACATCCTGCTGGGGGCTGTGCCGTCCTTCGCCTACCGGGAGACGACCACGCAGCTACTGCCGGGCGACACACTGCTGCTGTACACGGACGGACTCATCGAGCGCCGCCATGACGGACTGGACGAGGGTCTGGCCACACTCCGGCTGGCGGCGGAGAAGCTGAGCTCGTGCGAGGTCGAGGAGCAGGCCGACCGGCTGCTGAGCGGCGCCACGGGCGACACGGACGACGACACGAGTCTCATCGCGGTCCGCGTCTGCGCGGACCCCTGACGGGCCGTTGCCGGGCCGTTGTCGGGCAGGGCGCCGCCCCTCGCCTTCAGCCGCCGCGCGCCAGCCACATTCGGATTCTCGCCATCAGATTGTCCGCGTCCACGGGTTTGGCCACATAGTCATTGGCCCCTGCGGCCAGGGCCTTGGCGCGGTCACCCGGCATGGCTTTGGCGGTGACCGCGATGATCGGCACATCGGCGAAGCGGGGCAGTTCCCTGATCGCTGCCATGGTGGCGGTGCCGTCCATCCCGGCCATCATCACGTCCATCACGATGAGATCCACCTCGTCGTGCGCCATGAGCAGATCGATCCCGGCTCTGCCGTTGTCCGCCTGAAGCACGAGCATTCCCTCGCGTTCCAGGACCTGGGTCAGCGCGAAGATGTTCCGGGTGTCGTCGTCCACCACCAACACCGTGTGTCCGATGGCCGGTTCGCCGCCGCTGGGCACAGCGTCCGAGTCCTCCTGAGTACCGTCGAGCGATCGCTGATGGAGCGCCGGGGCGCGCGCCGGCAGGTAGAGCGTGAAAGAGCTGCCCCGGCCCACGGCGCTCTCCGCGACGATGGCACCGCCGAGGAGCTGAGCCACCTCCCGGCTGATGGACAGTCCGAGGCCGGTGCCGCCGTAGCGGCGGGATGTAGTGCCGTCGCCCTGCTGAAAGGCTCCGAACACGCTCTGCAGACGGTCGGCCGGGATGCCGATTCCGGTATCGGTGACACGGAAGGCGACAACCGGACCGCGGTCGTACAGGGCAGGGGGCAGCTCGTCACCCGCGGCGGGGCGGACGCGCAGTTCGACGCTGCCCTGCTCGGTGAACTTCAGTGCGTTGGAGACCAGATTGCGCAGCACCTGCCGGAGCCGGGACTCGTCGGTGACGAGTTCGTCGGGCAGTCCCGGCGTCTCGATCACGCGGAACTCCAGCTCGCGTTCGCTCGCCACCGGACGGAAAGTCGCCTCGACGTACTCCAGGAGCTGGTGCAGCGCGAACGGCTCGGCGTGGATGTCCATCTTTCCGGCTTCGACCTTCGACAGGTCCAGGATGTCGTTGATCAGCTGAAGCAGGTCGGACCCCGCGGAGTGAATCACCTCGGCGTAGTCGACCTGTTTCTGCGTCAGGTTCCCCTCGATGTTCTGCGCGAGCAACTGGGCAAGGATCAGCAGGCTGTTCAGCGGTGTACGCAATTCATGGCTCATATTGGCCAGGAATTCGGACTTGTACATCGAGGTGCGGGAGAGCTGCTGGGCGCGGGCCTCCAGTTCCTGGCGGGCCTGCTCGATCTCCAGGTTCTTGCGCTCGATGTCCCGGTTGCGGTCCGCCAGCAGCGCCGCCTGCTCCTTCAGCTCGGCGTTGGAGCGCTGCAGCTCCTCCTGACGCGCCTGCAACTCTCCGGAGCGGGCGCTGAGTTCGGCCGTCAGCCGCTGCGACTGGTCCAGGAGTTCGTCCGTACGCACATTGGCGATCAGCGAGCTGACATTCACTCCCACCGTCTCGATGAACTGGTCGAGGAAGTCCCGGTGGATGTCGGTCAGCGGCCGCAGCGCTGCCAGTTCGATGACGCCGAGCACTTGCTCCTCCACGACGATCGGCAGCACGATCAGGTTGCTGGGGTCCATACGGCCGGTGCCGGACACGATGGTCGCGTAGCCGGGCGGCAAGTCCTCCACGGTGATGGTCCGGCGGCTCTGCGCGGCCTGGCCGACGAGCGACTGGCCCAGCAGGAAACGGCGCGGTCCTGCTGCCGGGTCGTCGGGCGCACCGTAGGCGGCGATCATGACCAGCTCTGTTCCACGGCCCTCGTCCCCGGTCAGGAAGAAGCCGCCGTACTGGGCGGAGACGAGCGGGGGCACCTCCGTCATGATCAGCTCGGCAACCGCGGAGAGGCTTCGAGTCCCCTGGATGAGGCTCGAAATGCGGGCCAGATGGGTCTTGAGCCAGTCCTGTTCCTCATTGGCCCGGACCGTCGCCCGCAGCGACTCCACCATCGCGTTGATGTTGTCCTTGAGATCTCCGACCTCGCCGGGGGCCTCCACCGTGATGGACCGGGTGAGATCGCCTTCCGCGACCGCGCTGGTCACCTCGGCGATGGCACGCACCTGGCGGGTCAGATTGCCGGCCAGTTCGTTGACGTTCTCGGTGAGCCGCTTCCAGGTACCGGAAACCCCTTCCACCTCGGCCTGGCCTCCCAGCCGCCCTTCGCTGCCGACCTCACGGGCCACCCGCGTGACTTCGGCGGCGAAGGAGGACAGCTGGTCGACCATGGTGTTGATCGTGGTCTTGAGTTCCAGGATCTCCCCCCGCGCGTCGACATCGATCTTGCGCGTCAGGTCGCCACCGGCGACGGCCGTGGTGACCTGGGCGATGTTGCGAACCTGGTTGGTGAGGTTGGTCGCCATGGAGTTGACGTTGTCGGTCAGGTCCTTCCAGGTGCCCGACACTCCTCGGACGGTGGCCTGACCACCGAGTTTGCCGTCCGTTCCCACCTCGCGAGCGACCCGGCTGACCTCCTCCGCGAACGAGGACAGCCGGTCCACCATCGTGTTGATGGTCTCCTTGAGCTCCAGGATCTCCCCGCGCGCCTCCACCCTGATCTTCTGGGTGAGGTCGCCGCGAGCCACGGCGGTCGCGACCTGGGCGATGGACCGGACCTGGGACGTCAGGTTGTCCGCCATGGTGTTGACGCCGGTGGTGAGCTCCTGCCACACGCCACTGACGCGCGGTTCCTGCGCGTGACTGCCGAGCAGTCCCTGTCCGCCGACCTCCCGGGCGACCCGGGTGACCTCGGAGGTGACCAGCGTCAACTGGTCGACCATGCCGTTGTAGATGACCGCGATCTCGCCGAGCAGCCCTTCGGCCTCGGGAAGCCGGGCCGAGAGGTCACCGTCCCGTACGGCTGTGAGCCCGGCCAGCAGTTTCCTGAGCCCTTCCTCGCTCAGCTCTGCGGGCAGCCGGGCCTGCTGGGGATCAGGCGTGTGGGCAGGCACATCCATCGCTGACCTCGCGCTGTCGTGGCTTGCGTCGCCGTGCCGTGAGATGCCGCGGCGTGGCGGTCTCAACGGCTCTTCCCACTGTGGCACGCGGTATCGGTCCGGACACCCGGGGCAGCAGGCACACATCCTCCGGTGACCAAGGCAGCGCCCGGTCCCGCGCCGACACCGCCCGGTCCCGCAGACGCCGCCCGGCCACTCGGGGACGGCCCGGTCCCGCACGCGCCGCCCGGTCACTCGGGGACGGCCACCACGAACCAGACCGCTTTGCCGGTTCCGCGCGGCACCCATCCCCAGCCGGCGGAGAGCCGCTCGAGCAGATAGAGGCCATGCCCCGAAGACCGGGCCGCACGGTGCGGGCCATGAGGCCGCGGCCGCACCTGACTGGTGTCGCTGACCTGGACCCACAGACGCCCGGGGGTCCGGTCCAGCCTCAGCTCGCACGGGGCCCCACCATGCATACAGGAATTGGTGACGACCTCGGAGACAAGCAGCAGCACATCACCTCGTACGACGCTCCCGGCCGGGCCGGAGAGGCTGAACCACTCGTCGAGCGCCTGCCGCGTCAGGTCGCGGCACTGACCCACCACGCCCGGCCCGCCCCCCAGCGGAAATCGGCGGCTGTAGGTCGCTCGCCGCTCTTTCTGTGCCCGATCCATATCCTGCCGGTGCCCCATAAACCGACATCAAAGCATCAGAACCGGGACGCGACTCTTCGTACCGCGCTGCTCGACGACGCGCTCCCCAGGGCGACCAACCGTTCCGGGCACGACGAGTCACTACCGGTTCCGGGTGGGACGAGCCGGCTCGGCGCCCGAGGGAGAGCTGACCTCGAGCCAGACGACCTTGCCGCCGCCGCGCGGGGCCCAGCCCCAGCTCCGCGAGAGCCGCTGCAGCACGATCAGACCGTGGCCGCCGGGCTGAGAGGCGTCTCGGGGCGGCCGGGGCCTCGGAGACTCCGGGCTGGCGTCGGCGACCTCGATCCGCAGCCGTTCGCCGGCATGGATCAGCACCAGTTCCGTCGGCCCGCCCGCGTGCAGACAGGCGTTGGTGACCACCTCGGAGACGAGGAGCAGCACGTCCTCGACGAGTTCCGCCTCTCCCGCCGCCGGTTCCTCCGCCGGTTCCTCCGCCTGGGCCCCCGCCGCGGCGGGCATCCAGCCCCAGTCCTCCAGCGCCTCTCTGGTGAAGTCACGGCAGCGGCTCACCACCCCCTTGGTCCCGAACAGCGCCAGACGTCGGGTCTGCCCCTGCCCGCGGAGGCTCATGCCCATCGGCTCCTCCGCTATTTCGGCCGCTGATCCGCCAGCGCCTCGTCGACAGTGGCGTACACCCGGAACACCGCGTGCGCGCCCGTGATGTCGAACATGCGCGCCACCGGTGGTCGCAGCCCGGCGAGCTCCACGCGGCCACCCGCCTCACTCGCCGCGAGCCTCGCCCGCAGCAGTACGTTCAGGCCGGTGGAGTCGCAGAACCGCAGGTCGGCGCAGTCGACCACAATCCGCTCGGCTCGTGCCTCCACGGCTTCGACGAGTGCCTCACGCAGCGGCAGGGCGGTGTCGTGATCGAGTTCGCCGTCGAGTACGAGTACGACGGCGTCGGCGCCCGCTCTCACTTCGACACGGAGACGCCCTCTGCCGGGCGCACCCTCCCCCGGCGGCTGCCCGGCTACTCCCGACACCATGGGGTTCTCCCGCCTCCTGACGTTCTTCCGGTCCATTCGACTATTGCCCGACCGGGCCGACGCGGCCAGCCCGAGGAGGAACTAGCACCGCCGGGGTGCGGTCTGCCGCTGCACGGGCCGCTGATTCGGCCGGGTCTGCGCGATGTAGCGTTCCGCCGCGATGACGGCCTCGGCGGCCGTGCGCTCACCCATCAGCACGCACAGGGTGTACGCGGTGTCTTCGAAGCGGCTCCGGGCACGAGGGTCGTGGGGGGCGACAAGAACGAGGCGTTCCTGAGCCCGGTAGCGGGCCATCAGCCCGGCGATCACACCTGCATCCGGCATCAACATCAGTGCCCTCCTTGACTGAAAGCACCAGCGGGCGTCGGGCCACAAGGGCGGACTATCGGAGCGGGCTCCCGCTCGAAAGAGCGTCACCCGGCCGTTCATTCTCGCGCGGCGCATTCACACCCGCCATTCGTGTGATTACTTTCAGTAACCAGGGCCCTGCCACACCATTCACTCAGCATGATCGGCGCCCTTGCGGGCAGGAGCGCCCCGTCTGTTCACTGCCCGACACTGAAAGAGATCCCGAAGCGTGTCCTCCCAGTCCCATACCCCAGGTTCGCCGATTTACGACCAGATGGTCCGCGAGCGCGGCGATGTTCTCAACGAGGCCCGAACCTTCGCGGCGCTCACCCATCAGCACGCGGACCAAGTACTGCGGCAGAGCGGCCCGGTCCACCAGGACCCCGTCGAACGGCGCTGAACGCCCGCGCCATGAACGCGGTGTGCTCTTGAGGGCCACGGGTACCCGACAGCCCATGACGGTCGAAAAAACGAGTGTCCTCGTCCTGGACTGTGCCGAGCCCGCAGAGCTGGCGGAGTTCTATGCCGGCCTGCTCCACGCGGAGCTGCGCATCGGGCACGACCCCGACTTCGTGGAAGTCATCGGTCACGACGGCGTACATCTGGCGGTTCGCAAGGATCACGGTTACGCGCCACCCAGTTGGCCACGGCCGGAGGACTCCCAGCAGTCGCATCTGCGCATCCTGGTGGCCCGCGGTGACATGGACGAGGCCGAACGCGAGGCGATCAGCCTCGGCGCCCGGCCGGTGGACACCAAGGACAACGGCGGCCCGCGCGATGTACGCGTCTATGCCGACCCGGCCGGACACTCCTTCTCCCTGGCAGTGACTCCTCAGGTGCCGGAGCTCTGACTCCCGGCCGCCACGTCCGGTGAGCAAGGCGTCGATGTGGCGTCCGCGCTCAACGGCGTTCGCGGCGGACCACAGCCCAAGGCCGTGGTCCGCCCGGGAGCTCCTCCTCCGGCACCTGACCACCGAGGCGGTGTCGCGTCGGCCATGGATCCGCGAGTTCGTTCGTCGCGGCCGACCACCGAACCGTGGCGCCGGCGCCGCGCCGCCGGTTTCCCGGCCACGGCGCCATCAGGCGCCGTCCGGCCTCAACAGGGGACCGGCTGCGCTGTTCGCGGCGCGTACGTCGTGCTGTCACACAGACGACACCGCCCCTTCCTTTCCGCTCGCTCCTCTTGGAAACTCCGCTCACTTCTGTCTCCTCACTCCAAGAGGTGCCCACTCTCATGCCTGAACTCAATCGGCGTCGCTTCCTCCAGATCGCAGGCGCGACCGCTGGCTTCGCGGCCCTGGAGGGCAGCATCGACCGCGCCGCCGCCATCCCCGCCAGCCGCCGCTCCGGCACCATCAAGGACGTCGAGCACATCGTCGTGCTGATGCAGGAGAACCGTTCGTTCGACCACTACTTCGGCGCGCTGAAGGGCGTACGCGGTTTCGGCGACCCCCGTCCCGTCACACTGCCCGGCGGCAAGTCGGTCTGGCACCAGTCGGACGGCACCAAGGACGTACTGCCCTACCGCCCGGACGCCGAGGACCTCGGCATGCAGTTCATCGAGGGGCTCAACCACGACTGGCAGGGCGGCCACAAGGCCTGGAACCAGGGCAAGTACGACCAGTGGATTCCCGCCAAATCCGCGGGGACGATGGCGTATCTGACGCGCGAGGACATCCCGTTCCACTACGCGCTCGCCGACAAGTTCACCGTGTGCGACGCCTACCACTGTTCGTTCATCGGGGCCACCGACCCCAACCGCTACTACATGTGGACGGGGCACACCGGCAACGACGGCAAGGGCGGCGGGCCCGTACTCGGCAACGACGAGGCCGGATACGACTGGACAACGTATCCCGAGCGGCTGGAGCAGGCCGGGATCTCGTGGAAGATCTACCAGGACATCGGCGACGGCCTGGACGCCGGCGGCTCCTGGGGCTGGATCGAGGACGCCTACCGCGGAAACTACGGCGACAACTCCTTGCTGTACTTCAACAAGTACCGCAATGCCAAGCCCGGCGATCCGCTCCACGACAAGGCGCGCACCGGCACGAACGCGAAGGGCGGCGACGGCTACTTCGACATACTCAAGGCCGATGTGAAGGCCGGAAAGCTCCCCCAGATCTCCTGGATCGCGGCGCCCGAGGCCTTCAGCGAGCACCCCAACTGGCCCGCCAACTACGGTGCCTGGTACATCTCGCAGGTGCTGGACGCGCTCACGGCCAACCCCGAGGTGTGGAGCAGGACCGCGCTGTTCATCACGTACGACGAGAACGACGGCTACTTCGACCACATCACCCCGCCCTACCCGCCGGCCTCCGCCGCCCAGGGCCTGTCCACCGTGGACGCCAAGCTCGACCAC
This portion of the Streptomyces sp. NBC_01750 genome encodes:
- a CDS encoding ANTAR domain-containing protein — its product is MTRMDDTGSAPRSTSAAAWAASDETQYRVVGANLEVQALREELAGLRHALSTHPVIDMARGVIMATASCTPDQAWQVLVSVSQHTNIKLRDIAQHIVEGVAGEPPAEPIRAALRSALSALPDHRRE
- a CDS encoding SpoIIE family protein phosphatase, whose amino-acid sequence is MPAQEPPASGGGREELSAAVDSLAAENAILRERLTRRHLIDLATGILVTQLEASPAEAAEHLVRLAGATGLSTEDLAADIVNSAAGTMAVAPPATPAGGREAVAEARRIRRVATAAEANDTVSEAADTLLKGGMSPLGVESLWLWRLTESDCLSLAGHAGVSAGEAARWQWIPPAAPALFQQVIAEGSPVWLPSGPSPDVALPGPGPEAARAVLPLRLRGTTVGLALAVWPGRADLDEGVRRALTDVIEVAARVLNATDAEPSSSPLLDDLVDALAHPAMILRRDPATAELSVEHLNEPASEALGGTHQTGQPLEVALPRHYSDLALLSQRAHSGTSLQRAARLPPEHGADARTSLLDVRVLPVGAERTAVLWHTDSDRRMSAIRALGQLQGVAPFEDDLTRGTSTWSEQAYGILGIDRESEPIPLANLRFRVHPEDGDDLAELLTTLTERRKGAVAVIRLIRDDGGLRHVRIAAEPLMDEDALTGITGVYQDVSAGFHTEVALSATFDQLTAVQAQAALRHRLVLQLQQAIVPEMPALQRLPGLQATARYRPAAQEYRVGGDWYDVVPLPNGKVLVAVGDIAGHGIDAATGMVALRNALRALAFTGHTPARLMEWLNDVTLSTQGHPTATAVCALYDPGDRTLCWASAGHLPLLLVREGRARLLDPPRDILLGAVPSFAYRETTTQLLPGDTLLLYTDGLIERRHDGLDEGLATLRLAAEKLSSCEVEEQADRLLSGATGDTDDDTSLIAVRVCADP
- a CDS encoding HAMP domain-containing protein → MDVPAHTPDPQQARLPAELSEEGLRKLLAGLTAVRDGDLSARLPEAEGLLGEIAVIYNGMVDQLTLVTSEVTRVAREVGGQGLLGSHAQEPRVSGVWQELTTGVNTMADNLTSQVRSIAQVATAVARGDLTQKIRVEARGEILELKETINTMVDRLSSFAEEVSRVAREVGTDGKLGGQATVRGVSGTWKDLTDNVNSMATNLTNQVRNIAQVTTAVAGGDLTRKIDVDARGEILELKTTINTMVDQLSSFAAEVTRVAREVGSEGRLGGQAEVEGVSGTWKRLTENVNELAGNLTRQVRAIAEVTSAVAEGDLTRSITVEAPGEVGDLKDNINAMVESLRATVRANEEQDWLKTHLARISSLIQGTRSLSAVAELIMTEVPPLVSAQYGGFFLTGDEGRGTELVMIAAYGAPDDPAAGPRRFLLGQSLVGQAAQSRRTITVEDLPPGYATIVSGTGRMDPSNLIVLPIVVEEQVLGVIELAALRPLTDIHRDFLDQFIETVGVNVSSLIANVRTDELLDQSQRLTAELSARSGELQARQEELQRSNAELKEQAALLADRNRDIERKNLEIEQARQELEARAQQLSRTSMYKSEFLANMSHELRTPLNSLLILAQLLAQNIEGNLTQKQVDYAEVIHSAGSDLLQLINDILDLSKVEAGKMDIHAEPFALHQLLEYVEATFRPVASERELEFRVIETPGLPDELVTDESRLRQVLRNLVSNALKFTEQGSVELRVRPAAGDELPPALYDRGPVVAFRVTDTGIGIPADRLQSVFGAFQQGDGTTSRRYGGTGLGLSISREVAQLLGGAIVAESAVGRGSSFTLYLPARAPALHQRSLDGTQEDSDAVPSGGEPAIGHTVLVVDDDTRNIFALTQVLEREGMLVLQADNGRAGIDLLMAHDEVDLIVMDVMMAGMDGTATMAAIRELPRFADVPIIAVTAKAMPGDRAKALAAGANDYVAKPVDADNLMARIRMWLARGG
- a CDS encoding ATP-binding protein translates to MVGQCRDLTRQALDEWFSLSGPAGSVVRGDVLLLVSEVVTNSCMHGGAPCELRLDRTPGRLWVQVSDTSQVRPRPHGPHRAARSSGHGLYLLERLSAGWGWVPRGTGKAVWFVVAVPE
- a CDS encoding ATP-binding protein; its protein translation is MSLRGQGQTRRLALFGTKGVVSRCRDFTREALEDWGWMPAAAGAQAEEPAEEPAAGEAELVEDVLLLVSEVVTNACLHAGGPTELVLIHAGERLRIEVADASPESPRPRPPRDASQPGGHGLIVLQRLSRSWGWAPRGGGKVVWLEVSSPSGAEPARPTRNR
- a CDS encoding STAS domain-containing protein encodes the protein MVSGVAGQPPGEGAPGRGRLRVEVRAGADAVVLVLDGELDHDTALPLREALVEAVEARAERIVVDCADLRFCDSTGLNVLLRARLAASEAGGRVELAGLRPPVARMFDITGAHAVFRVYATVDEALADQRPK
- a CDS encoding DUF5133 domain-containing protein, encoding MLMPDAGVIAGLMARYRAQERLVLVAPHDPRARSRFEDTAYTLCVLMGERTAAEAVIAAERYIAQTRPNQRPVQRQTAPRRC
- a CDS encoding VOC family protein, which encodes MTVEKTSVLVLDCAEPAELAEFYAGLLHAELRIGHDPDFVEVIGHDGVHLAVRKDHGYAPPSWPRPEDSQQSHLRILVARGDMDEAEREAISLGARPVDTKDNGGPRDVRVYADPAGHSFSLAVTPQVPEL
- a CDS encoding phosphocholine-specific phospholipase C, with the translated sequence MPELNRRRFLQIAGATAGFAALEGSIDRAAAIPASRRSGTIKDVEHIVVLMQENRSFDHYFGALKGVRGFGDPRPVTLPGGKSVWHQSDGTKDVLPYRPDAEDLGMQFIEGLNHDWQGGHKAWNQGKYDQWIPAKSAGTMAYLTREDIPFHYALADKFTVCDAYHCSFIGATDPNRYYMWTGHTGNDGKGGGPVLGNDEAGYDWTTYPERLEQAGISWKIYQDIGDGLDAGGSWGWIEDAYRGNYGDNSLLYFNKYRNAKPGDPLHDKARTGTNAKGGDGYFDILKADVKAGKLPQISWIAAPEAFSEHPNWPANYGAWYISQVLDALTANPEVWSRTALFITYDENDGYFDHITPPYPPASAAQGLSTVDAKLDHFGGNSNYAAGPYGLGQRVPMLVVSPWSTGGYVCSEVFDHTSIIRFMERRFGVGEPNISPWRRAVCGDLASAFDFRLKDTGPASLPGTDGYEPPDRERHPSYVPKPPANPVLPKQERGSRPARPLPYAPLVDGAATPTTGRFTLTFSGGATAGACFSVTSANRTDGPWTYTAEAGKKLSDTWNTAYSKDVYDLSVFGPNGFLRTFRGPGRTAGPEVTARHVPGGCLELTMTNGGSVDCHVKVTNAYGGKRETFTVRKGSRVVHTVDLRASRRWYDLTVVSDKDSTFLRRFAGHVENGQPGVSDPAIITV